From Etheostoma cragini isolate CJK2018 chromosome 1, CSU_Ecrag_1.0, whole genome shotgun sequence, a single genomic window includes:
- the clec3a gene encoding tetranectin-like protein, whose amino-acid sequence MARLALSVLLVLCFSLLHFSSSRPSRTRKAVLPHQSGAAEEDDVKSQLERLWLEVNSLKEMQALQTVCLRGIKAHRKCYLTIEEPKHFHEANEDCIAQGGTLATPRDMMENNDLRDYAKRSAPGSKDFWIGVADIVKEGQYVDVNSLPVSYFNWDRSKKQPTGTKRESCVALSVVAQGKWYDEVCRSLKKYICEYIIP is encoded by the exons ATGGCGCGTCTGgccctctctgtcctcctcgTTCTTTGCTTCTCCTTGCTCCACTTCAGCTCCAGCCGCCCATCTCGCACCAGGAAAGCTGTGTTACCACATCAGTCCGGAG CTGCAGAAGAAGATGATGTGAAGTCCCAGCTTGAGAGGTTGTGGCTGGAGGTGAATTCACTGAAGGAGATGCAAGCGTTGCAGACAG TCTGTCTCCGCGGCATCAAAGCTCACAGAAAATGTTATCTTACAATTGAGGAACCCAAACATTTCCATGAAGCAAATGAAGACTGTATTGCACAAGGAGGAACTCTTGCAACGCCACGGGACATGATGGAAAACAATGACCTGAGAGACTATGCAAAGAGGAGTGCTCCAGGATCCAAGGACTTCTGGATCGGTGTAGCAGACATAGTGAAAGAAGGCCAATATGTTGATGTCAACAGCCTCCCAGTCAGCTACTTCAACTGGGACCGCTCCAAGAAGCAGCCCACAGGAACAAAGAGGGAGAGCTGTGTTGCTCTTTCAGTGGTTGCACAAGGAAAGTGGTACGATGAGGTGTGTCGCAGCCTCAAAAAGTATATCTGTGAATATATAATTCCCTGA